The proteins below come from a single Microtus ochrogaster isolate Prairie Vole_2 chromosome 8, MicOch1.0, whole genome shotgun sequence genomic window:
- the Lgals12 gene encoding galectin-12 isoform X1: MSAAEHLDPIPDSFILQPPVFHPVVPYTTTLFGGLYAGKMIMLQGVVPLRARRFQVDFQCGCSLHPQPDIAFHFNPRFYTVKPHVICNTLQGGVWQKEVRWPGVTLQRGASFLVLFLFENEEVKVSVNGQHFLHYRYRLPLSRVDTLGIYGDILVKAVGFLNINPFVEGSREYPVGYPFLLYSPRLEVPCSRTLPRGLWPGQVIVVRGLVLQEPKDFTLSLRDGATRVPVTLRASFTDRTLAWVSSWGRKKLISAPFLFYPQRFFEVLLLCQEGGLKLALNGQGLGATSLDQKALEQLRELRISGSVHLYCVHY; this comes from the exons ATGTCCGCGGCTGAACACCTGGACCCGATTCCTGACAGCTTCATCCTGCAGCCGCCGGTCTTCCACCCG GTGGTTCCCTATACCACAACACTTTTCGGTGGCCTGTATGCAGGCAAGATGATCATGCTGCAGGGCGTGGTCCCTCTACGTGCACGAAG GTTTCAGGTGGACTTCCAGTGTGGGTGCAGCCTGCACCCTCAGCCAGATATTGCCTTCCACTTCAACCCTCGCTTCTACACTGTCAAACCCCATGTCATCTGCAACACCCTCCAAGGTGGAGTCTGGCAGAAAGAAGTCCGGTGGCCTGGTGTCACCCTGCAGAGAGGTGCTAGCTTCCTCGTGCTCTTTCTCTTTGAGAACGAAGAGGTGAAG GTGAGTGTTAATGGACAGCATTTTCTTCACTACCGCTACCGGCTCCCACTGTCACGTGTGGACACCCTGGGCATATATGGTGACATTTTGGTGAAGGCTGTTGGATTCTTGAACATCAAT cCATTTGTGGAAGGCAGCAGAGAGTATCCAGTTGGATAT cccTTCCTGCTGTATAGCCCCAGACTG GAGGTGCCCTGCTCACGCACTCTTCCTCGGGGTCTCTGGCCTGGGCAAGTCATCGTAGTTCGAGGACTGGTCTTgcaagagccaaaaga TTTCACCCTGAGCCTGAGGGATGGGGCCACCCGTGTTCCTGTGACACTCAGAGCTTCCttcacagacagaacactggCCTGGGTCTCCTCCTGGGGACGAAAGAAGCTGATCTCAGCCCCCTTCCTCTTTTACCCCCAGCGATTCTTTGAG GTACTGCTTCTGTGCCAGGAGGGAGGGCTGAAGCTGGCACTCAATGGGCAAGGGCTGGGGGCCACCAGCCTGGACCAGAAAGCCCTGGAGCAGCTGCGGGAGCTCAGGATCAGTGGGAGTGTCCATCTCTACTGCGTCCACTACTAA
- the Lgals12 gene encoding galectin-12 isoform X2, whose product MSAAEHLDPIPDSFILQPPVFHPVVPYTTTLFGGLYAGKMIMLQGVVPLRARRFQVDFQCGCSLHPQPDIAFHFNPRFYTVKPHVICNTLQGGVWQKEVRWPGVTLQRGASFLVLFLFENEEVKPFVEGSREYPVGYPFLLYSPRLEVPCSRTLPRGLWPGQVIVVRGLVLQEPKDFTLSLRDGATRVPVTLRASFTDRTLAWVSSWGRKKLISAPFLFYPQRFFEVLLLCQEGGLKLALNGQGLGATSLDQKALEQLRELRISGSVHLYCVHY is encoded by the exons ATGTCCGCGGCTGAACACCTGGACCCGATTCCTGACAGCTTCATCCTGCAGCCGCCGGTCTTCCACCCG GTGGTTCCCTATACCACAACACTTTTCGGTGGCCTGTATGCAGGCAAGATGATCATGCTGCAGGGCGTGGTCCCTCTACGTGCACGAAG GTTTCAGGTGGACTTCCAGTGTGGGTGCAGCCTGCACCCTCAGCCAGATATTGCCTTCCACTTCAACCCTCGCTTCTACACTGTCAAACCCCATGTCATCTGCAACACCCTCCAAGGTGGAGTCTGGCAGAAAGAAGTCCGGTGGCCTGGTGTCACCCTGCAGAGAGGTGCTAGCTTCCTCGTGCTCTTTCTCTTTGAGAACGAAGAGGTGAAG cCATTTGTGGAAGGCAGCAGAGAGTATCCAGTTGGATAT cccTTCCTGCTGTATAGCCCCAGACTG GAGGTGCCCTGCTCACGCACTCTTCCTCGGGGTCTCTGGCCTGGGCAAGTCATCGTAGTTCGAGGACTGGTCTTgcaagagccaaaaga TTTCACCCTGAGCCTGAGGGATGGGGCCACCCGTGTTCCTGTGACACTCAGAGCTTCCttcacagacagaacactggCCTGGGTCTCCTCCTGGGGACGAAAGAAGCTGATCTCAGCCCCCTTCCTCTTTTACCCCCAGCGATTCTTTGAG GTACTGCTTCTGTGCCAGGAGGGAGGGCTGAAGCTGGCACTCAATGGGCAAGGGCTGGGGGCCACCAGCCTGGACCAGAAAGCCCTGGAGCAGCTGCGGGAGCTCAGGATCAGTGGGAGTGTCCATCTCTACTGCGTCCACTACTAA